In the Arthrobacter sp. 31Y genome, one interval contains:
- a CDS encoding GntR family transcriptional regulator translates to MPAPSPSAARAGFPVSRQVLADHVYEALLEWLMDGRLEPGAAVSIDGMARELDVSPTPVREALARLEHTGMVRRVALKGYRVAPVFTREDFAELMEARLSIEPVNARLACSRMTPEGLDALKQAVEDLKTAPRGGSFAEYRSYLEADERFHQLIAAQANNQFLLAAYNTLGGQIQRFRLFGGVGITDAEQAIAEHQAVLDAMTSGDPEKAAAMMVDHVEKVRGRAMADAPED, encoded by the coding sequence ATGCCTGCTCCCTCCCCGTCCGCTGCCCGCGCTGGCTTTCCTGTCAGCCGCCAAGTGCTGGCCGACCACGTTTACGAAGCCCTCCTTGAGTGGCTCATGGATGGTCGGTTGGAGCCCGGAGCCGCAGTGAGCATTGACGGGATGGCGCGGGAACTCGACGTTTCACCGACTCCGGTCCGGGAAGCATTGGCCCGTTTGGAGCACACGGGAATGGTGCGGCGCGTGGCGTTGAAGGGCTACCGGGTGGCTCCGGTTTTCACTCGTGAGGACTTCGCTGAGCTCATGGAAGCCCGTCTTTCCATTGAGCCGGTTAACGCCCGGTTAGCCTGTTCGCGGATGACGCCCGAAGGCCTGGATGCCCTGAAACAAGCCGTGGAAGACTTAAAAACCGCTCCCAGGGGCGGTTCGTTTGCGGAGTATCGCAGTTACCTTGAAGCAGACGAACGGTTCCATCAACTCATCGCCGCGCAAGCCAACAACCAGTTTCTGCTCGCGGCTTACAACACCCTGGGTGGCCAGATCCAACGCTTCCGATTGTTCGGGGGAGTGGGCATCACTGACGCGGAGCAAGCGATCGCGGAGCATCAGGCGGTGCTGGATGCCATGACCAGCGGAGATCCGGAAAAGGCCGCGGCCATGATGGTGGATCACGTGGAAAAGGTGCGAGGCCGCGCAATGGCGGACGCGCCGGAGGACTAA
- a CDS encoding zinc-dependent alcohol dehydrogenase encodes MKAVTWQGRRSLSVEDVPDPSIQEPTDAIVRITSTAICGSDLHLYEVLGPYMHKGDVIGHEPMGIVEEVGSEVHRLKKGDRVVIPFNISCGHCYMCNQGLQSQCETTQVTAKGSGAALFGYSELYGSVPGGQAQYLRVPFADYGPIKVDSDAPDERYLFLSDILPTAWQAVEYANVPDGGTLAVLGLGPVGQFAARIGVHKGFRVIGVDPVPERRAMAEEHGVETMDYSSHVAEQIREQTLGRGPDSVVDAVGMEAHGSPVASFLHRAVSLLPDKPAQVAMETMSVDRLAALHTAVALVRRGGTISLSGVYGGQADPMPLMTMFDKQIQLRMGQCNVRNWTDQLLPLVEDDADPLGVMHLVTHTGSLDEAPALYEKFQKKQDGCIKVVLKP; translated from the coding sequence GTGAAAGCAGTGACATGGCAAGGCCGGCGCTCACTCAGCGTCGAAGACGTCCCCGATCCCTCCATCCAGGAACCCACGGATGCGATTGTCCGGATTACCTCCACAGCCATTTGTGGCTCCGACCTCCACCTCTATGAAGTCCTTGGCCCCTACATGCACAAGGGCGATGTGATTGGTCACGAACCCATGGGAATCGTGGAGGAAGTGGGCTCCGAAGTCCATCGGCTCAAAAAGGGCGACCGTGTGGTGATCCCGTTCAACATCTCCTGCGGCCACTGCTATATGTGCAACCAGGGCCTTCAGTCGCAATGCGAAACTACTCAGGTGACAGCAAAAGGGTCAGGGGCCGCGCTCTTCGGTTACTCCGAACTTTATGGCTCAGTTCCCGGCGGACAGGCGCAGTATCTGCGCGTTCCCTTCGCGGACTACGGCCCCATCAAAGTCGATTCGGACGCCCCGGATGAGCGCTATTTGTTCCTCTCCGACATCCTGCCCACGGCATGGCAGGCAGTGGAGTACGCAAATGTTCCGGACGGTGGCACGTTGGCCGTGCTCGGACTCGGCCCCGTTGGCCAGTTCGCTGCCAGGATAGGCGTCCACAAGGGGTTCAGGGTGATTGGCGTGGATCCAGTCCCCGAGCGGAGGGCAATGGCCGAAGAGCACGGCGTGGAGACCATGGATTACAGCTCCCATGTGGCGGAGCAGATCCGTGAGCAGACACTCGGCCGCGGCCCGGACTCCGTGGTGGATGCAGTAGGTATGGAAGCGCACGGTTCACCCGTTGCATCCTTCCTGCACAGGGCGGTGTCGCTGCTCCCCGATAAGCCCGCCCAGGTGGCCATGGAAACGATGAGCGTTGATCGGCTTGCCGCTTTGCATACGGCCGTCGCTCTGGTGCGACGCGGCGGCACCATCTCCCTGAGCGGCGTGTACGGCGGCCAGGCCGATCCCATGCCCCTCATGACCATGTTCGACAAACAAATCCAGCTCCGGATGGGGCAGTGCAATGTGCGCAACTGGACTGACCAGCTGCTCCCCTTGGTAGAGGACGACGCCGATCCGCTGGGAGTCATGCATCTGGTCACCCACACCGGCTCTCTTGATGAGGCACCGGCTCTCTATGAAAAGTTCCAGAAGAAGCAGGATGGTTGCATCAAGGTGGTCCTCAAGCCGTAG
- a CDS encoding 3-hydroxyacyl-CoA dehydrogenase family protein gives MTNPEATEATANNAARKIAVVGSGYMGGGIAQVLALGGARVALADVSAEVAQKNFDRLLVESDQFIADGLFPEGSTEILKQNLWAAKDIEEAVSDADFIEECVPEVLEIKHQSLARISAAARPDAVIGSNTSTISIASLAEAVTNPERFLGVHFSNPSPFIPGVEIIPHAETSAATVAASRELVHAAGKQTAVVKDVTGFVLNRLQYALFHEAAQLVEQGIATADDVDTLVRTTFGFRLPFFGPFAIADMAGLDVYNFCYKSLQTGFPERFATPKILSDLVEAGKLGTKTGAGFLNVPAERTPELIAYRNKAYVAMQKLIEELGPAPIN, from the coding sequence ATGACCAATCCTGAAGCAACCGAAGCCACCGCGAACAACGCAGCCCGGAAGATCGCCGTCGTCGGCTCCGGGTACATGGGCGGCGGCATCGCCCAGGTGCTGGCGCTCGGCGGTGCGCGTGTTGCGCTTGCCGATGTTTCCGCAGAGGTAGCGCAGAAGAACTTCGACCGCCTGCTGGTGGAGTCGGACCAATTCATCGCCGATGGCCTGTTCCCGGAGGGTTCAACCGAAATTCTGAAGCAGAACCTGTGGGCTGCCAAGGACATCGAGGAAGCAGTGTCGGATGCGGACTTCATCGAGGAGTGCGTTCCCGAGGTCCTTGAAATCAAGCATCAGTCCTTGGCCCGGATCAGCGCAGCAGCCCGCCCGGATGCCGTGATCGGTTCCAACACGTCCACCATTTCCATCGCTTCCCTGGCCGAAGCCGTGACCAACCCGGAACGTTTCCTGGGCGTGCATTTCTCCAACCCTTCGCCGTTCATTCCCGGCGTCGAGATCATCCCTCACGCTGAAACCTCTGCCGCAACTGTGGCCGCGTCGCGCGAGCTGGTGCACGCGGCCGGCAAGCAGACCGCCGTCGTCAAGGACGTCACCGGATTCGTCCTGAACCGCCTGCAGTACGCGCTGTTCCACGAGGCAGCGCAGCTAGTGGAACAGGGCATCGCAACAGCGGACGACGTCGACACCCTGGTGCGTACGACGTTCGGCTTCCGCTTGCCCTTCTTTGGTCCGTTCGCCATCGCGGACATGGCCGGTTTGGACGTCTACAACTTCTGCTACAAGTCGCTGCAGACGGGCTTTCCGGAACGTTTCGCGACGCCGAAGATTCTTTCCGACCTGGTGGAGGCAGGCAAGCTCGGCACCAAGACCGGCGCCGGGTTCCTCAACGTCCCCGCCGAGCGCACCCCGGAACTCATCGCCTACCGCAACAAGGCCTACGTCGCCATGCAGAAGCTCATTGAAGAGCTCGGCCCCGCCCCCATCAACTAA
- a CDS encoding alkene reductase has translation MLFSPLALGELELSNRLVMAPLTRLRAGQNGVPGSLIAEHYRQRASLGLIVSEGTYPIPAGQSYPGQPGLVTEEQIAGWKKVTDAVHSEGGRIFAQIMHGGRVSHADITSGHEIVGPSAVAIDGEVRTPNGKQPYPVPRELRTDELPGVIQELVTASKNAIEAGFDGVELHSANGYLLHEFLAPNSNVRTDSYGGSPENRARFVIETVNAVVEALGANRVGIRISPEHNVQGIAEIDAADVRATYEVLVDTIAPLNLAYLSILHHDPKSALVQGLRERFNGTFLVNTGFSEITTRDEAFAIIEDGLADAVVVGRPAIANPDLARRWRDSLPLNEPDASTFYADGAEGYTDYPFYAN, from the coding sequence ATGCTGTTTTCCCCTCTGGCCCTCGGCGAGCTTGAACTTTCCAACCGACTGGTAATGGCACCCCTGACGCGCCTTCGCGCAGGTCAGAACGGCGTGCCGGGTTCATTGATCGCTGAGCATTACCGGCAGCGGGCTTCCCTTGGGCTTATTGTCAGCGAAGGAACCTACCCGATTCCTGCGGGCCAGTCGTACCCGGGACAGCCCGGCCTGGTCACCGAGGAGCAAATCGCAGGCTGGAAGAAAGTCACCGACGCTGTTCACTCTGAGGGTGGCCGCATTTTCGCGCAGATCATGCACGGCGGCCGCGTTTCGCACGCCGACATCACCAGCGGACACGAGATTGTGGGCCCCAGCGCCGTAGCCATCGACGGTGAGGTTCGCACTCCCAACGGCAAGCAGCCCTACCCGGTGCCGCGGGAACTCCGCACCGATGAACTTCCGGGAGTTATCCAGGAGCTCGTCACCGCTTCCAAGAACGCGATCGAGGCAGGGTTCGACGGCGTTGAACTCCACTCCGCCAACGGGTACCTGCTGCACGAATTCCTTGCGCCGAACAGCAACGTGCGTACTGACAGCTATGGTGGATCGCCGGAGAACCGCGCCCGCTTCGTGATCGAGACCGTCAACGCAGTGGTCGAGGCACTCGGTGCCAACCGTGTAGGTATCCGCATTTCCCCCGAGCACAACGTGCAGGGAATCGCTGAAATCGACGCCGCCGACGTCCGCGCAACGTACGAAGTGTTGGTGGACACCATTGCTCCGCTGAACCTGGCCTACTTGAGCATCCTCCATCACGACCCCAAGAGCGCCCTGGTGCAGGGCCTCCGCGAGCGCTTCAACGGTACGTTCCTGGTAAACACTGGCTTCAGCGAGATCACCACCCGCGATGAAGCTTTCGCCATCATCGAAGACGGACTCGCAGACGCCGTGGTGGTGGGTCGCCCCGCCATCGCCAACCCGGACCTCGCCCGCCGCTGGCGCGACAGCCTGCCGCTCAATGAGCCGGACGCTTCCACGTTTTACGCCGACGGCGCCGAGGGTTACACCGATTACCCGTTCTACGCCAACTAA
- a CDS encoding SIS domain-containing protein, with protein sequence MVRRTGQAMRSIGSKPNRHAVDVVLGHLGEIGPAVAALRRESSRLAEWGEELARVRLRGGTVFAAGSDGSSHEAQRFTSELNAHDPVEGAGFQAISITKAVAGSNGSTGSMGDQISSQVRRGDILVLLAAKGITEDLREAAAAAKSKGALVWALTGKESKDLAQSVNESICIDTDPPHAEEAHLVAVLALCECFEDALRTAQPE encoded by the coding sequence GTGGTGAGGCGAACAGGTCAGGCGATGCGCTCCATTGGATCGAAGCCGAATCGGCATGCAGTAGACGTGGTTTTGGGGCACTTGGGCGAGATCGGCCCCGCCGTGGCGGCCCTGCGCCGTGAGTCGTCGCGGCTTGCTGAATGGGGCGAAGAGTTGGCCCGCGTCAGGTTGCGCGGCGGAACCGTCTTCGCCGCCGGCAGTGACGGCTCGTCGCACGAAGCGCAGCGGTTCACTTCGGAGTTGAACGCCCACGATCCCGTGGAAGGGGCCGGTTTCCAAGCCATCTCCATCACTAAAGCCGTTGCCGGCTCGAACGGCTCCACCGGAAGCATGGGTGATCAGATATCCAGCCAGGTGCGCCGAGGTGACATCCTGGTCCTGCTTGCTGCGAAGGGCATAACTGAGGACCTCCGGGAAGCTGCCGCCGCCGCCAAATCAAAGGGGGCGCTGGTTTGGGCGCTCACGGGCAAGGAATCCAAGGACCTCGCGCAGTCGGTGAACGAGTCAATATGCATCGACACAGATCCTCCTCACGCAGAGGAAGCTCACCTTGTGGCGGTATTGGCCCTGTGCGAGTGCTTCGAAGATGCCCTGAGGACAGCCCAGCCCGAGTAG
- a CDS encoding sugar phosphate isomerase/epimerase family protein, producing the protein MAYTAENWPITAALLQFPGTDAAGQHINDADASAWASVLQEVKDAGFANADLTDSWVRPGDLSKERLAEFKQTADEVGIGVPVISAIRRSVIHATDWAENLAYSHRTIDAAAELGCEVVSFGLHQALTPEQQKQLWFWTVEGYKDPEGDKESWGNAVSRLRELGKHAAEAGILLSLEMYEDTYLGTADSSVQLVQDIGLDNVGLNPDLGNLIRLHRPIEDWRDMVAKTLPYSNYWHMKNYIRDEDVARDSYITMPAPMESGLISYREAFKFAVSVGFQGILCTEHYGGDGLSVTASNQDYLRRHVLPKTEGYELGTSQVAQGRQLPATQLAGV; encoded by the coding sequence ATGGCGTATACCGCCGAGAATTGGCCCATCACCGCGGCCCTCCTGCAGTTCCCCGGCACCGATGCTGCGGGACAGCACATCAACGACGCCGACGCTTCCGCCTGGGCATCGGTCCTCCAGGAAGTGAAGGACGCCGGTTTCGCGAACGCAGACCTCACCGACAGCTGGGTCCGGCCGGGCGACCTCAGCAAGGAGCGCCTCGCCGAATTCAAGCAGACGGCTGATGAAGTGGGGATTGGCGTCCCGGTCATCTCCGCTATCCGCCGCAGTGTCATTCATGCCACGGACTGGGCCGAAAACCTCGCCTACAGCCACCGCACCATCGACGCCGCTGCCGAGCTTGGATGTGAAGTAGTGTCCTTCGGGCTGCACCAGGCCCTTACCCCGGAGCAGCAGAAGCAGCTATGGTTCTGGACTGTTGAGGGCTACAAAGACCCCGAAGGGGACAAGGAATCGTGGGGCAACGCCGTGTCCCGTCTCCGTGAACTTGGAAAGCACGCGGCTGAGGCCGGCATCCTCCTCTCCTTGGAAATGTACGAGGACACCTACCTGGGCACCGCTGACTCCTCCGTCCAGCTGGTCCAGGACATCGGCTTGGACAACGTTGGCCTGAACCCGGACCTCGGCAACCTGATCCGACTGCACCGGCCCATCGAGGACTGGCGTGACATGGTGGCCAAGACCCTCCCGTACTCCAACTACTGGCACATGAAGAACTACATCCGGGACGAGGACGTGGCCCGCGACAGCTACATCACCATGCCGGCGCCTATGGAAAGCGGGCTCATCAGTTACCGCGAGGCCTTCAAGTTCGCCGTCTCGGTGGGATTCCAAGGCATCCTTTGCACCGAGCACTACGGCGGAGATGGCCTCAGCGTCACTGCGAGCAACCAGGACTACCTCCGCCGGCACGTCCTGCCGAAGACTGAGGGCTATGAACTCGGCACGAGCCAGGTGGCCCAGGGACGCCAACTACCGGCAACCCAGCTCGCAGGAGTCTAG
- the dhaL gene encoding dihydroxyacetone kinase subunit DhaL: MTQIFDNPADFADDALDGFVAANRGYVARVDGGVVRSTEVPAGQVALVVGGGSGHYPAFAGLVGPGLATGSACGNMFASPAAGQVYRVAKAANAGGGVLLSYGNYAGDVLHFGQAQLRLNAEGIETRTVTVTDDIASAPIEQLEKRRGIAGDLTVFKIAGAAAEAGLNLDDVERLAIKTNYRTRSLGVAFDGCTLPGAKDPLFHVPAGQMSLGLGIHGEPGISEHPMPTASELAELLVTKLLNDKPEDAGDRVVAIVNGLGTVKYDELFLLFGKIEKLLTASGITVVEPECGELVTSLDMSGLSLTLLWLDEELEQYWAAPADTPAFRKGSMSPRAARAAATADDAEAADVEQPTPAAAELGRQAVAILAQVRDVVVEHEEELGKLDAIAGDGDHGIGMRRGVDAAAAASESAAGSSVARILTAAGEAWSERAGGTSGALWGSAVIAAGLSLGNRGTYTSEDAAAAVEAFVRAITDLGKADPGDKTMVDALLPFRDTFLTELDGGTPVDRALAVAAAAAESAAAKTAELRPLKGRARPLAEKSVGHPDPGAVSFGLIAARISQFMDSQLVIDSQLATASSAAAAGNGARA, encoded by the coding sequence ATGACACAGATTTTCGACAACCCGGCAGACTTTGCCGACGACGCGTTGGACGGTTTCGTCGCCGCCAACCGCGGTTACGTTGCCCGCGTTGACGGTGGAGTGGTCCGCTCCACCGAAGTCCCTGCCGGCCAGGTTGCCCTGGTGGTAGGCGGCGGCTCGGGCCACTACCCGGCCTTCGCCGGGCTGGTTGGCCCAGGTTTGGCAACCGGCTCCGCCTGCGGCAACATGTTTGCGTCCCCGGCGGCAGGACAGGTGTACCGCGTCGCGAAGGCAGCCAACGCCGGCGGGGGAGTCCTGCTCAGTTACGGTAACTACGCCGGTGACGTCCTCCACTTCGGCCAGGCACAGCTGCGGCTCAATGCCGAGGGCATCGAAACCCGCACGGTTACGGTTACAGATGACATTGCCAGTGCGCCGATCGAGCAACTGGAGAAGCGTCGCGGCATTGCGGGCGACCTGACAGTTTTCAAGATTGCCGGGGCCGCCGCTGAAGCGGGACTAAACCTTGACGACGTCGAGCGTCTGGCCATCAAGACCAACTACCGGACGCGGTCGCTCGGTGTGGCCTTCGACGGTTGCACGCTCCCGGGCGCCAAGGACCCACTGTTCCATGTGCCGGCCGGGCAGATGTCGCTCGGTCTCGGTATCCACGGAGAGCCCGGCATCTCCGAGCACCCCATGCCTACGGCCTCCGAGCTTGCGGAGCTCCTGGTCACCAAACTGCTCAACGACAAGCCGGAGGACGCCGGTGACCGTGTGGTCGCAATCGTCAACGGCCTTGGCACGGTGAAGTACGACGAACTGTTCCTGCTCTTCGGCAAGATTGAGAAGCTGCTCACCGCTTCCGGGATCACGGTAGTCGAGCCTGAATGCGGCGAGCTGGTGACCAGCCTGGACATGTCCGGACTCTCACTGACACTCTTGTGGCTGGATGAGGAACTCGAGCAGTATTGGGCTGCGCCTGCCGACACTCCGGCTTTCCGCAAAGGCAGCATGTCGCCTCGCGCGGCCCGAGCCGCGGCAACAGCAGACGATGCCGAGGCCGCCGACGTCGAACAGCCCACCCCGGCCGCCGCTGAACTCGGGCGGCAGGCCGTGGCCATCCTCGCCCAGGTGCGGGACGTCGTCGTCGAGCATGAAGAGGAACTCGGCAAGCTGGACGCGATCGCCGGCGACGGTGACCACGGCATCGGCATGCGGCGCGGCGTGGATGCGGCAGCCGCAGCAAGCGAGTCCGCCGCCGGTTCTTCGGTTGCAAGGATCCTGACAGCAGCCGGGGAAGCGTGGAGTGAGCGGGCCGGCGGGACTTCGGGCGCACTGTGGGGTTCGGCTGTTATCGCGGCCGGTCTGTCGCTGGGCAACCGCGGTACCTACACCTCGGAGGACGCGGCCGCAGCGGTCGAAGCCTTCGTACGCGCCATCACCGATCTCGGCAAAGCCGATCCCGGGGACAAAACCATGGTGGACGCGCTCCTGCCGTTCCGGGACACCTTCCTCACAGAGCTCGACGGCGGGACTCCCGTTGACAGGGCCTTGGCAGTTGCCGCTGCGGCAGCAGAGTCCGCTGCCGCGAAGACAGCTGAACTACGGCCGCTCAAGGGCCGGGCACGTCCCCTCGCGGAAAAAAGCGTCGGCCACCCTGATCCTGGCGCCGTGTCCTTTGGACTGATCGCCGCCAGGATTTCGCAGTTCATGGATTCACAACTGGTCATCGATTCACAACTGGCCACCGCGTCTTCAGCGGCAGCGGCCGGAAACGGAGCACGAGCATGA
- a CDS encoding purine-cytosine permease family protein → MSDDKTSTATLEPTTAAGTAVGPAGSVPAAQGNADAMSAAKESLEDYTLRFAPRSYRKWSAGVVATSALGGIAYLADFSIGANIGIAYGTVNAIFGIIVAAVIIFATGFPLAYYAARYNIDLDLITRGSGFGYYGSVVTNIIFATFTFIFFALEGSIMAQGLQLGLGIPQWIGYAVSTIIIIPLVIYGMKTLATLQVWTTPLWLLLMVVPVGYLLLSHPESIDAFFAFTGASGEGGPNLASVMLAAGVCLSLMAQIAEQIDYLRFMPPKTAENKGAWWRAVILAGPGWVIFGAIKQIIGLFIAIYLIAKLDPAAAVHANEPVHQFLGVYEEMMPAWLAMTLAVVLVVISQIKINVTNAYSGSLAWTNSFTRITKTYPGRMVFVVVNLVIALILMESNMFEFLNTILGFYANCAMAWVVTVASDIAINKYLLKISPKVPEFRRGMLYAVNPVGFVSMLVSAGVSIAVFFGAFGAAVQPFSPIFAVGLALVLPPVLALATKGRYYLRRTDDGIDLPMFDADGNPSDAKLLCHVTGLEFERPDMLRSGQDGPDGEPRFISSLALSTDKSGELVLPAQK, encoded by the coding sequence ATGAGTGACGACAAGACGAGTACCGCAACATTGGAGCCGACGACGGCGGCTGGAACCGCCGTCGGACCCGCCGGCTCTGTTCCAGCGGCGCAAGGCAACGCAGATGCAATGAGTGCTGCCAAAGAGAGCCTTGAGGATTACACCCTCCGGTTCGCCCCGCGTTCCTACAGGAAGTGGAGCGCCGGTGTGGTGGCGACCAGCGCCCTGGGCGGCATCGCCTACCTGGCCGACTTCTCCATCGGCGCGAACATCGGCATCGCCTACGGAACGGTGAATGCGATTTTTGGCATCATCGTGGCAGCTGTCATCATCTTCGCCACCGGCTTCCCCCTGGCCTACTACGCAGCCCGCTACAACATTGACCTGGACCTGATCACGCGTGGCTCAGGATTCGGCTACTACGGCTCAGTGGTCACCAACATCATCTTTGCCACCTTCACGTTCATCTTCTTCGCCCTCGAAGGCTCCATCATGGCCCAGGGGCTGCAGTTGGGCCTGGGCATTCCGCAGTGGATCGGCTACGCGGTGTCCACCATCATCATCATTCCGCTGGTGATCTACGGAATGAAGACGCTGGCCACGTTGCAGGTGTGGACAACGCCGCTATGGCTGCTGCTCATGGTGGTTCCGGTGGGATACCTGCTCCTGTCCCACCCGGAGAGCATTGATGCCTTCTTCGCTTTCACCGGCGCGTCCGGCGAAGGTGGCCCCAACCTGGCCTCCGTCATGCTGGCCGCCGGTGTCTGCCTGTCGCTGATGGCACAGATCGCCGAGCAGATCGACTACCTCCGCTTCATGCCGCCCAAGACCGCCGAAAACAAGGGTGCCTGGTGGCGGGCAGTGATCCTCGCCGGACCAGGCTGGGTCATCTTTGGGGCCATCAAGCAGATCATTGGCCTGTTCATCGCGATCTACCTCATCGCCAAGCTTGACCCCGCAGCTGCTGTCCACGCCAACGAGCCGGTCCACCAGTTCCTAGGTGTCTACGAGGAAATGATGCCGGCGTGGCTCGCCATGACCCTCGCGGTGGTGCTGGTGGTAATTTCGCAGATCAAGATCAACGTCACCAACGCGTACTCCGGCTCGCTGGCTTGGACCAACTCCTTCACCCGCATCACCAAGACTTATCCGGGTCGCATGGTGTTTGTGGTGGTCAACCTGGTGATCGCGCTGATCCTCATGGAGTCCAACATGTTCGAGTTCCTGAACACCATCCTGGGGTTCTACGCCAACTGCGCCATGGCATGGGTTGTTACGGTGGCCTCGGACATTGCCATCAACAAGTACCTGCTGAAGATCTCGCCGAAGGTTCCTGAGTTCCGGCGCGGGATGCTCTACGCCGTGAACCCGGTGGGCTTCGTGTCCATGCTGGTCTCTGCAGGGGTTTCCATCGCGGTGTTCTTCGGAGCGTTTGGTGCAGCCGTCCAGCCGTTCTCGCCTATTTTCGCGGTTGGCCTGGCTTTGGTGCTTCCGCCGGTACTGGCCTTGGCCACCAAGGGCCGCTATTACCTCCGCCGCACCGACGACGGCATTGACCTGCCCATGTTCGACGCCGACGGTAACCCCAGTGACGCCAAGCTCCTCTGCCACGTCACCGGACTCGAGTTCGAACGCCCGGACATGCTCCGCTCCGGTCAGGACGGGCCCGACGGCGAACCCCGGTTCATCTCGTCCCTCGCCTTGTCCACGGACAAGTCGGGCGAGCTGGTGCTCCCGGCGCAAAAGTAG
- a CDS encoding CsbD family protein — MGLGDKISNKAQEVTGKAKEALGDATNNEKLQAEGVADQAAAKTKQAGENVKDAAKDAFDK; from the coding sequence ATGGGACTCGGAGACAAGATCAGCAACAAGGCCCAGGAAGTCACCGGCAAGGCGAAGGAAGCCTTGGGAGACGCCACCAATAACGAGAAGCTGCAGGCAGAAGGCGTCGCTGATCAAGCGGCTGCCAAGACCAAGCAGGCTGGCGAGAACGTCAAGGACGCCGCGAAGGACGCCTTCGACAAGTAA
- a CDS encoding ribose-5-phosphate isomerase — translation MSTNQGWRIVVGNDEAGVEYKQALLALLEADPRVASVTDVGVGFNDSTAYPHVAVDAARKVAEGEADRALLICGTGLGVAIAANKVPGIRAVTAHDSYSVERSVLSNNAQVLTLGQRVIGLELAKKLVGEWLDHRFDQTSSSAAKVDAICSYEPDYTKAV, via the coding sequence ATGAGCACCAACCAAGGCTGGCGCATCGTCGTCGGCAACGATGAAGCCGGTGTCGAGTACAAGCAGGCGCTCCTTGCCTTGCTTGAAGCGGACCCTCGCGTTGCGTCCGTGACGGACGTCGGGGTTGGCTTCAACGATTCCACTGCCTACCCACACGTCGCTGTGGACGCCGCCCGCAAAGTCGCTGAAGGCGAGGCGGACCGGGCCTTGTTGATCTGCGGCACGGGGCTTGGAGTGGCCATTGCGGCCAATAAGGTCCCCGGAATCCGCGCCGTCACAGCCCACGACAGTTATTCCGTTGAAAGGTCCGTGCTCAGCAACAACGCCCAGGTACTGACGCTGGGCCAACGGGTGATTGGCTTGGAACTGGCCAAGAAGCTCGTAGGGGAGTGGCTCGACCACCGCTTCGATCAAACCTCATCCTCCGCCGCCAAGGTGGACGCCATCTGCTCGTACGAGCCCGACTACACGAAGGCAGTCTGA
- a CDS encoding SDR family NAD(P)-dependent oxidoreductase encodes MTFPAERTAIVTGAVSERGIGRATVNYLAAQGWNIGIIDLDDAACKIAAKEIAAEYGVQAHGVGANVASEAEVRAAIDELENELPQIVALANVAGVSSPVGYLELEPAEWDRVLNINLNGVHYATRRVAESMVKNRIGRIVNISSVSAQRGGGTFSKTPYSVAKAGVIGLTRATARELGEYDITVNAISPGPIDTDIMGGTLSQERKDELTKDLVVNRVGSTRDIAAAIAFLISEDSGYISGQTLNVDGGLYMH; translated from the coding sequence ATGACATTCCCCGCAGAACGCACAGCAATCGTCACCGGCGCTGTATCCGAGCGTGGCATCGGCCGCGCCACCGTCAACTACCTGGCCGCCCAAGGCTGGAACATCGGCATCATCGACCTTGATGACGCCGCCTGCAAGATCGCAGCCAAGGAAATCGCTGCGGAATACGGCGTGCAGGCCCACGGCGTTGGCGCCAACGTGGCCAGCGAAGCCGAGGTCCGCGCCGCCATCGACGAGCTCGAGAATGAACTCCCGCAAATCGTCGCACTGGCCAACGTCGCCGGAGTCAGCTCGCCCGTAGGCTACCTGGAACTGGAACCGGCAGAGTGGGACCGCGTCCTCAACATCAACCTCAATGGTGTCCACTACGCCACCCGCCGAGTGGCCGAGTCCATGGTCAAGAACCGGATCGGCCGCATCGTGAACATCTCCTCCGTTTCCGCACAGCGCGGCGGTGGCACGTTCTCCAAAACTCCCTACTCCGTAGCCAAGGCCGGCGTCATCGGCCTGACCCGCGCAACTGCCCGTGAGCTCGGCGAGTACGACATCACGGTCAACGCCATCTCTCCCGGCCCCATCGATACCGACATCATGGGCGGCACACTGAGCCAGGAACGCAAGGATGAGCTGACCAAGGACCTTGTGGTGAACCGTGTGGGCTCCACCCGGGACATTGCAGCTGCCATCGCCTTCCTCATCAGCGAGGACTCCGGATACATCTCCGGCCAGACGCTGAATGTGGATGGCGGACTGTACATGCACTAG